From the Sphingobacterium sp. lm-10 genome, the window ACGCTACCCGCTAAATTTACTGATCCTAGCGGACAAACGGATCGTCGCGCGATGTTCTTTGGCGAAAATCCGAACATTACGGATCCTGCGGTATTTGTACAAGGTCTTGCGGTAACAAAATTTAAAAACATTGATCGTAATAACCAAGTCGCACCATCCAATGATGGCACGCAGGTGTCTATAGATTTTCCGTTAATGCGTCTGGCAGATGCTTATCTGATCTATGCCGAAGCCGTGCTACGCGGTGGCGGTGGAAGTATGGGAGAGGCAGTGAATTATGTAAACACCGTGCGCAGCCGTGCCTATGGCAATACATCTGGAAACGTCAGCAGTATCAGTTTAGATTTCATTCTAGATGAACGCGCACGCGAATTTTATTGGGAAGGCTATCGCCGTACAGATTTGATCCGCTTCGGTCGTTATACAGGCAGTACCTACGTATGGCCATTCAAAGGCGGTACCACATCCGGCACATCCGTGCCAGATTTCCGTAGCATCTACCCGCTGCCTGCTTCCGACGTGATTGCTAATCCAAACCTGACACAAAACCCAGGATATTAATCCACAGATTTTGACATTTTTTGAATAAACGAACATGAAATTCATTTATCATATAGCCCTAGGCCTTCTGGGTATTTTCGCACTAAGTGCCTGCGAAAAAGAAGCCCAATTGGTGAGTGTAAGCTCCAGTGAAGTGCCTACACTGACCATATCTCAAGATTCGCTGGTGTTACTGCAATCTAATGCTGCTGATACTGCATTTACCTTTAACTGGTCACCGGTAGAGGTAACTTGGTCAAACAATAGCGTTAGTACCAATATTTTGCGTTACGCCATTCAAATAGATACCAAGGCTCGCGGTTTTCGAGGTAGAGATCCGATTCTGATATTGGATACGGAAAATACCCATGCTGCGATGACTGTCGCTCAACTTAACGCGGCGCTGTTGGAAGTTAAAGCCACACCGGAAGAGCCGGTTGAATTGGTGGCGAGATTGGTCGTGATTTTGGCACCTAATAACATACAGTATTCCAATGTAGTGGATTTGAAGGCTACACCATATGCTGATGTGGTTATGTTGCCGTCACTATATATCGCAGGAGCATTGAATGGTTGGGCGCATAGCATGGATTACCGATTAGGTTCTATCGAAGGGGATACAAAATATGAGGGTTATGCCAATTTCACAGCTGGCAATCTGGCTTTCAAATTTTCCAGCCAGGCTAACTGGGATGGCACAAACTACGGTACTGGAGGCGCAGGAAAATTGAGTTCGGCGGGGAATGCGGATAATCTGGAAGCGCCTGCGGCGGGTTATTATCTGTTGAAAGCTGATACGGAAGCGTTGACATGGTCTGCGACTCCAATGACTTGGGGCATTATAGGTGAGGCCGCTGGCGGATGGGACGATAGTAACGATGTCGCCATGACCTACGATGCTACGAATCGTGTATGGACTGCGACGTTAAACATGACTCCCGGCGAGTTCAAATTCCGGGCAAACAAAGCTTGGGCTATCGGCTTAGGAGCAGGACCACGTAATGGCGTACTAAGCTATGACGGAGGCAACCTGCGAGTCACTAATGCTGGAAGGTACTTAGTCACGTTGGATTTGAGCAACGCCGGCTATTATACGTATACGCTGGAAGCACAATAGAAATTTCAGCACGTTGTCCTAGCCTCGTTAGGCTAGGACAACGTTTTTTAAAGCGATAGAACGAATACAGGAAATGCGCATATTCGTGAAACACAGTTAATTACTCATAAGTATTCCGAATGGCCATTTAAAAACAAATGAAATCCATATGAAGTTAACGAAAATTTTTGCCGTAGCAGCGCTTGTTTTATCCGGCGCAAACCTGACACATGCCCAGGAAATGCTAGCGTCTGATGCACCACGCATTGCGCCGCTCAGTTGGTGGATAGGTATGAACAATCCCACGGTACAGTTGATGGTCTTCCATAAAGATCTGGGTAACCGTACTCCCAAAATCAACCACAAAGGGGTGGAGCTGGAGAAGGTGCACCGTGTGGATAATTCAAACTACTTGTTTCTTGATCTGAAAATCGATCCTAAAACAAAAGCAGGCGAATTCAATATTGTTTTTTCTGAGCAAGGGAAGTCAGACATCGTCATGCCTTATACCTTAGCAGCGCGTGATGTGAAGCAGAAGAAAGCGCAAGGCGTAACCAATGAAGATTTTATTTATTTAATTATGCCTGATCGTTTCGCGAACGGCGATCCATCCAACGATGTGGTTAAAAGCGCTCGGGAGACAGCAATGAATCGTGATTCGCTTTACTACCGCCACGGCGGAGATATACAAGGCGTGATCAATCAGTTGGATTACTTAAAAGATATGGGCGTGACCGCCGTTTGGTTAAATCCCGTATTGACCAATGACATGGAGAAAGCCTCCTATCATGGCTATGCCGCTACCGAATTTTATCAGATTGATCCCCGGCTAGGAACCAACGATTTGTACCGCAAATTAGCAGATGAGTTGCATAAGAGAGATATGAAGCTCATCCAGGATTTGGTACACAATCATGTAGGCGCTGAGCATTGGACAGTGAAAGAGCAACCCTACAAGGATTGGCTAAATAACTGGGACGAATACACCAATACCACCTACAAAGATCAAGTATTGTTTGATCCCTATGCGGCCCAATCAGATAAACGCAAGATGACGGATGGCTGGTTTGTACCGTCTATGCCCGACTTAAATCAGCGAACTGAATTCATGCAAAACTACATTACTCAAAGCCATATTTGGTGGATTGAGTATGCTGGCGTCGACGGATTTCGTTTAGATACCTATGCGTACAACGATGCTGATTATATGGCCAAATGGGCACAAGATATCACGGCAGAGTACCCGAGCATGACCTACTTTGGCGAAACTTGGGTGCACGGTATTGCCAATCAAGCTGTGTTTACCGAAGGTAGCACCGTCAATCAACATTTTGACACGCATTTACAGGCGGTGACGGATTTTCAGACCTACCATGCGATTAATAAAACCTTTACAGAACCTTTTGGTTGGACGGAAGGCGTGAATGCCCTTTATAGTACCCTAGCCAATGATTATGTTTATAAAGATCCGACACGTAATGTGGTTTTCCTAGATAACCATGATGTTAGTCGCTTTCTGTCGATTGTAGGCGAAGATATTAACAAATACAAATCGGGATTGACCTGGCTATTGACCACACGTGGGATTCCGCAATTGTATTACGGCGCAGAGATTGCGATGAAAAATTTTGCTGATCCTGATGGCAAAGTGCGCGAAGATTTTCCGGGAGGCTGGGCTGGCGACAAACAAAATAAGTTCCGCAGCGAAGGTCGAAATGATGTCGAGAATGAAGTATTTGACCACGTGAAAAAGCTCGCAACATACCGTAAAGATAATGCCGTGCTTCAAACCGGAAAGTTGATGCAGTTTGTGCCAGAAGATGGCATCTACGTATACTTCCGTTATGATGATCAAAAAACAATCATGGTCATCATGAATACGAACGAAGGCGAGAAGACGATCAAAACCGAACGCTTTGCGGAGCGCGTACAAAAGTATACATCAGGTTTGGATGTGGTAGCAGGAAATGAGGTGGATATCAAAGATCAGGTTACTGTGCCAGGTTTTACAGCCATCACGTTAGAGCTACGATAGATTACACTTACAGCAATAAAAAACACAACAAAGAGAGCAAACAAAATGACATTAGGAACAACCTCGATATTAAATCGACCAGCCTATATTTTTGACTTGGATGGCGTATTGGTAGATACCGCGGTATTTCATTATGCCGCATGGAAACGGTTAGCGAACCAGCTGGGCTTTGATTTTACAGAAGCACAGAATGAACAACTAAAGGGAGTAAGTAGAGTAGAATCGCTGGAGAAAATACTCCATTGGGGTGAGGTCAGCAAAACCGAAGCCGAAAAGTTGGCACTTGCGCAGCAAAAGAACGATTGGTATCTGGAGATGGTCGCGAAGATGACGGCCTCCGACCTACTACCTGGCGTGCTGGAATTTTTGGAACAAGCCAGTGCTGCGGGAAAGAAGATCTCCTTGGGGTCTGCTAGCAAGAATGCGCCACTTATCTTAGAAAAAACAGGCATCGCGCGGTTTTTCGACGCCATTGTGGATGGCAATGAAGTAACGCTCTCCAAGCCCAACCCAGAGGTGTTTCTTTGTGCAGCACGGAAATTGGGGTTCTCATCAGGCGATTGCTTGGTCTTTGAAGATGCCGAAGCTGGCGTTGCCGCTGCTGTAGCGGGTGGCATGGCCGTGGTTGGTATCGGTGAAGAAGGCGCCTTGCCGGAGGCCAATGTACTGGTTCCAAATTTGAGCAGATTATTAAAGTAACCGAGGACAAAAAAGGGTACGACCGCCTATAAAAGCGGTTTACTTACCTTAATAAATGTCTAAAGAAAGATAACACATAGATGAAAGATTATATAGTTAAATATCCCTGGCAGATTATAGAAGATCAGTTCAGACCAGAATACAATGAGATTTCTGAAAGCATTTTTTCCATCGGAAATGGTCGGATGGGACAACGCGCAAATTTTGAGGAAGATTATTCGGGCAAGACACTCCCGGGCAGTTATGTGGCTGGCGTATATTATCCAGACAAAACCCGCGTAGGTTGGTGGAAAAATGGGTATCCTGAATATTTTGCGAAGGTAATCAACTCCACCAATTGGATTGGTCTACACCTCACGGTGAATGGCACGTTGGTCGACTTGGCTCAGGTAGAAGTCACACATTTCGAAAGGCGGCTGGATATGAGAGCGGGCGTCCTACATCGCTACGTGGAGTTGGTGATGCCAGATCAAACTGCTTTGTCCATCACTTCCCAAAGAATATACAGTGTAGCAGAGTCGCAATCGGCCGCGTTATCTTATGAGGTTAAGATATTAAAAGGCCAGGCCAGTATAGTGTTAGAAACCGGATTGGATGGTGATGTCAGCAATCGGGATTCTAACTATGACGAGAAGTTTTGGGAAGAAGTTAAGCGTTCCACGGATCACGGACAGCTTAGTCTGCAACTGCGTACCAAGAAAACGGGATTCGATGTACATAGCCGGGTGGCACAGCGGGTCATCGCCCATGAGAATCCGGTAGACGTATCAGAGGTAATCGATAGGGATAAATATGTCGCACAGCAATTTTCGTTCGATTTACAGGAAGGCGAAACGGCTATTCTTTACAAATATGTGGTTATTCTGACCAGTGAAAACCATCCCGTATCCGATTTGGAAGCCAATGCACAAGCCTTATTAAAAACCGTGAGTGGCGATGGCTTTGAAAAGCTATTGCAGGATCAGGAAGCAGGCTGGGCAAAAATCTGGCGAGACAGCGATATACAAATTGAGGGCGACATCGCCGCACAGCAAGCGATTCGCTTCAATATCTTCCAGCTCTATCAAACTTATACCGGCGAAGATGACAGGCTGAACATTGGGCCGAAAGGCTTTACCGGCGAGAAGTATGGTGGCGTTACCTATTGGGATACCGAAGCCTATTGCTTGCCATTCTATATGGCTACAACCAAGCCGGAGATCGCCAGAAACCTCTTGATTTATCGCTATAAGCATCTGGAGAAAGCAATTGAAAATGCAGCTAAGTTAGGTTTTAAAGACGGTGCTGCATTATACCCTATGGTTACGATCAATGGGGAAGAATGTCATAATGAGTGGGAGATTACGTTTGAAGAAATTCACCGTAACGGAGCCATTGCTTTTGCTATTTACAATTATGTACGCTATACAGGTGATGATAGTTACTTGCAAGAATACGGTCTCGAGGTTTTGATGGGTATTGCACGTTTCTGGGCACAGCGCGTGAACTGGAGCGGTGCTAAGCAACAGTATGTTATGCTGGGCGTCACTGGCCCGAATGAGTACGAAAACAACGTCAATAATAACTGGTACACCAACCGCATAGCTGCTTGGTGTTTGCAGTATACCGCTGATGTCATAGGGGAGTTAGCGTCCACCCATCCCGAGCGTCTACAGCGTATTTTAGAGGGCGCCTCATTTGTACCAGCGGAAAAAGAAAAGTGGCAGCATATCGTGGCCAACATGTACTATCCGGAAGATGCGGAAGGCGGCGTGTACTTGCAGCAAGATGGTTTTCTGGATAAGGAGTTAATTCCAGTTAGCGACTTGCCTGCTTCCGAGCGGCCATTGAACCAAAAGTGGAGTTGGGATCGCATTCTGCGCTCCTGCTTTATCAAGCAAGCAGATGTATTGCAAGGGTTGTACTTTTTGGAAGATCAATACGATCTGGATACCATTCGTAGAAATTACGACTTCTACGAACCCATGACGGTACATGAAAGCTCGCTATCCCCTTGTGTACATGCCATCATTGCTGCCAAGTTGGGTAAAGAAGATAAAGCGTACGAATTCTACCTGCGCACGTCTAGATTGGATTTGGATGATTATAATAATGATACGGAAGACGGATTGCATATCACCTCCATGGCAGGTACCTGGATGACGATCGTAGAGGGATTTGCGGGAATGCGCGTGCGAGACGGTAAATTGCATTTTCAGCCAATTCTGCCTAAACAATGGAACAGCTATAGCTTCCGAATCAATTTCCGCGGAGCCGATTTGCAAATCACGGTAAACAGGGAAGGCGTACGCCTGACGAATGCTGGCCAACAAGCTGTTCAAGTCGTTCTTGCGGATACGCTGCATACCATCCATGCGGAAAGCAAATTGGATGTGTCGCAACCGATGGTGGCAAATGCCTAAAGGTTCAGGAAAGTGGCTGCCTATTTTTGGTGACCACTTTCACCTTTCAAAGAAAGAGATTAAACAAAAAAAGAATTGTATTGTCCTAATGAAGGATCAGACACGATACCTAATCTGATCGTCTATACATCGATAATTAAATGAAATATACTGGATACCCCACTAGGTGCTTGCCGATGCTTCTGGCTATAATAATGGGATCTTCCTGTGCTTCTTCGCATATGAATAACTTAGCGCTGCTGAATAAAGAAAATACGCTGAACGAACCGACTCCGGATAATAAGTTAGTGATCTATCAATCGCTGGTTCGGCACTTTGGGAACAAAAACACCACGAATGCTTATTATGGCGTTATCGAAGAGAATGGCGTAGGTAAGTTTCACGATTACACCAATAAAGCACTTGTTGAATTAAAAGATCTGGGCATTACACATATGTGGTATACCGGTGTGCTTGAACATGCTACTATGACAGACTACAGTGCTCATGGCATTGCGGTCGACGATCCGGATGTCGTGAAAGGACGTGCAGGATCACCGTATGCGATCAAGGATTACTACGATGTAAATCCCGATTTTGCAGTAGACGTACCCAATCGCATGCATGAATTTGAACAACTTATCGCGCGTACACATCAAGCGGACATGCAGGTGCTCATCGATTTTGTACCTAACCACGTGGCGCGTTCGTACGGATCCGACCAGAAGCCGGCCAACGTTCGTGATTTAGGGGCAGACGACAATACCGACGTTTCCTTTTCTGCGGGTAATGATTTTTATTATTTACCGGGACAGCATTTGCAGGTTCCACAGGGATACAATCCGGGTGGAGATGCGTTTCAATCGGCAGCAAAAGACGGTAAATTTGACGAGTACCCGGCAAAGGTGACGGGTAACAATGTCTTTTCTGCCAGTCCTTCGAAAGACGATTGGTTTGAGACAATCAAGTTGAATTACGGCGTAGACGTGCAGGAAAACAATAGGCGAAATTTTGAACCTATTCCACCATTGTGGCACAAAATGCGGGATATCCTGCTATTTTGGGCGGCTAAAGGCGTAGATGGCTTCCGTTGTGATATGGTCGAAATGGTTCCTGTAGAATTTTGGAGCTGGGTCGTGCAAGAAGTAAAACAAGAATATCCCGAGATAATCTTCATTGGAGAAGCCTATAATAAAAACGAATACGCCAACTTCTACGATGTAGGCAAATTTGATTATCTCTACGATAAAGTAGGGTTATACGATACCTTGAAAACCTTGGTTCGACTGGAGGATCAGGCCGGTGTGCAAGGAATACAGGATGTATGGCGACGCGAGGTAGCAGGGTATTCTTCGAAAATGCTTCGCTTTTTAGAAAATCACGATGAGCAGCGTTTTGCGTCTCCAGATTTTGGAGGAGATGCCTGGCGGGTGGTACCTGCTATGGTCGTCACAGCAACCCTCTCCACCAGTCCGGTCATGATCTACAGCGGACAAGAAGTGGGAGAACCGGGAGCAGGTAATGCAGGATTTAGCGGAGAAGATGGCCGTACCACGATCTTCGATTACTGGGGCGTACCTCAACATCAGAAATGGATGAATGAAGGCGCATTTGATGGTGGGCAATTGACGGAATCGGATAAAGAGTTGCGCTTGTTTTACCGCACGTTATTGCATGTAGTGCGCGACCAAAAGGCCATCAGAGCCGGTGGGTTTTATGATCTAATGCCTGCGCAACACGATAATGCCAGCATGCCACGCCGCGTTTACGCTTATTTGCGTTATACCGAGAACGAGCGGTTGCTGATCGTCAATAATTTCGAGCACACCGCGCAGGAACTAACTATTAACCTGCCTGCTGATGTGATGGAAGCCTTTGATCTGAGTGGCAAACAGGTACATTTTAAAGATCTATTGACCGATAAGGAATCATCTGTGGAACATTTTCAAGGTCGGATTCCGGTGCAGATCCCGGCGAATCAATCTCTTATATTAAAGTTTTAAAACGTGTAAAACCTCGATCATCCTACATAGTGCTACATCATGACGTGCACGTACAAGTGCTGATCGATATAAACCAACTATCATGCATAAACCAATACGTAAACCATCCTTAAGCCTGGCGCAGATTTTTCATATGAGCTTCGGTTTTTTGGGTATCCAAATGGGCTTTGCTCTTCAGAATGGTAATGCCTCCCGTATTCTACAAACCTTTGGAGCCGATGTGGAGCATTTGTCGCTGTTCTGGTTGGCTGCACCCCTTACAGGAATGATTGTACAACCAATCATTGGCCATTACAGCGATCGTACGTGGAATAGCTTAGGTCGGAGAAGACCGTATTTTTTGGGCGGGGCTTTGTTTACTGCTGTCGCGTTGATTTTTATGCCTAACTCTGCAGTGCTTGCGGCCATGCTACCGCCATTATTGATTGGAGCTGGTATGCTCATGATTATGGATGCTTCCATCAATGTAACGATGGAGCCTTTTCGCGCACTGATTGCCGACAACCTACCGAGCGAACAGCGTAGCTTAGGATTTTCTATGCAGACCTTTTTAATTGGCTTGGGTGCGGTGTTAGGATCGTGGCTCCCTTATATTTTGGCAGAATATGGTGGTGTATCTAAAGTAGCTGACGCGGGTTTTGTGCCTAATAATGTGATCTATTCTTTCTATGTCGGTGCTGCGGTGCTTATTTTAAGTATCCTGTGGACTGTTTTCACGACAAAGGAGTATTCTCCTGAAGAGTTGGAGAGCTTTGAATCGGGGCAAGCAACCGCTGTCACTGAGCCCCTTGTAGAACGTGGTTTTTTCAAAGGCCTGGCAGAGGATATTAGAAATATGCCTACTGCGATGCGTCAACTGGGCTTAGTGCAATTCTGTTCCTGGTTCGCGCTTTTTCTGATGTGGGTATTTTCTACGCCCGCGATAGCAGAACACATTTACAATGTCCCAGCCGGAGATACCACTTCGGTAGGCTATGCCGATGCGGGCAACTGGGTTGGTGTACTGTTTGGTATTTATAATGGTGTTTCGGCTATTTACGCCTTGTGCTTACCAAGAATCGCCCGTGCT encodes:
- a CDS encoding SusF/SusE family outer membrane protein — translated: MKFIYHIALGLLGIFALSACEKEAQLVSVSSSEVPTLTISQDSLVLLQSNAADTAFTFNWSPVEVTWSNNSVSTNILRYAIQIDTKARGFRGRDPILILDTENTHAAMTVAQLNAALLEVKATPEEPVELVARLVVILAPNNIQYSNVVDLKATPYADVVMLPSLYIAGALNGWAHSMDYRLGSIEGDTKYEGYANFTAGNLAFKFSSQANWDGTNYGTGGAGKLSSAGNADNLEAPAAGYYLLKADTEALTWSATPMTWGIIGEAAGGWDDSNDVAMTYDATNRVWTATLNMTPGEFKFRANKAWAIGLGAGPRNGVLSYDGGNLRVTNAGRYLVTLDLSNAGYYTYTLEAQ
- a CDS encoding glycoside hydrolase family 13 protein, with translation MKLTKIFAVAALVLSGANLTHAQEMLASDAPRIAPLSWWIGMNNPTVQLMVFHKDLGNRTPKINHKGVELEKVHRVDNSNYLFLDLKIDPKTKAGEFNIVFSEQGKSDIVMPYTLAARDVKQKKAQGVTNEDFIYLIMPDRFANGDPSNDVVKSARETAMNRDSLYYRHGGDIQGVINQLDYLKDMGVTAVWLNPVLTNDMEKASYHGYAATEFYQIDPRLGTNDLYRKLADELHKRDMKLIQDLVHNHVGAEHWTVKEQPYKDWLNNWDEYTNTTYKDQVLFDPYAAQSDKRKMTDGWFVPSMPDLNQRTEFMQNYITQSHIWWIEYAGVDGFRLDTYAYNDADYMAKWAQDITAEYPSMTYFGETWVHGIANQAVFTEGSTVNQHFDTHLQAVTDFQTYHAINKTFTEPFGWTEGVNALYSTLANDYVYKDPTRNVVFLDNHDVSRFLSIVGEDINKYKSGLTWLLTTRGIPQLYYGAEIAMKNFADPDGKVREDFPGGWAGDKQNKFRSEGRNDVENEVFDHVKKLATYRKDNAVLQTGKLMQFVPEDGIYVYFRYDDQKTIMVIMNTNEGEKTIKTERFAERVQKYTSGLDVVAGNEVDIKDQVTVPGFTAITLELR
- the pgmB gene encoding beta-phosphoglucomutase; this encodes MTLGTTSILNRPAYIFDLDGVLVDTAVFHYAAWKRLANQLGFDFTEAQNEQLKGVSRVESLEKILHWGEVSKTEAEKLALAQQKNDWYLEMVAKMTASDLLPGVLEFLEQASAAGKKISLGSASKNAPLILEKTGIARFFDAIVDGNEVTLSKPNPEVFLCAARKLGFSSGDCLVFEDAEAGVAAAVAGGMAVVGIGEEGALPEANVLVPNLSRLLK
- a CDS encoding glycoside hydrolase family 65 protein, with the protein product MKDYIVKYPWQIIEDQFRPEYNEISESIFSIGNGRMGQRANFEEDYSGKTLPGSYVAGVYYPDKTRVGWWKNGYPEYFAKVINSTNWIGLHLTVNGTLVDLAQVEVTHFERRLDMRAGVLHRYVELVMPDQTALSITSQRIYSVAESQSAALSYEVKILKGQASIVLETGLDGDVSNRDSNYDEKFWEEVKRSTDHGQLSLQLRTKKTGFDVHSRVAQRVIAHENPVDVSEVIDRDKYVAQQFSFDLQEGETAILYKYVVILTSENHPVSDLEANAQALLKTVSGDGFEKLLQDQEAGWAKIWRDSDIQIEGDIAAQQAIRFNIFQLYQTYTGEDDRLNIGPKGFTGEKYGGVTYWDTEAYCLPFYMATTKPEIARNLLIYRYKHLEKAIENAAKLGFKDGAALYPMVTINGEECHNEWEITFEEIHRNGAIAFAIYNYVRYTGDDSYLQEYGLEVLMGIARFWAQRVNWSGAKQQYVMLGVTGPNEYENNVNNNWYTNRIAAWCLQYTADVIGELASTHPERLQRILEGASFVPAEKEKWQHIVANMYYPEDAEGGVYLQQDGFLDKELIPVSDLPASERPLNQKWSWDRILRSCFIKQADVLQGLYFLEDQYDLDTIRRNYDFYEPMTVHESSLSPCVHAIIAAKLGKEDKAYEFYLRTSRLDLDDYNNDTEDGLHITSMAGTWMTIVEGFAGMRVRDGKLHFQPILPKQWNSYSFRINFRGADLQITVNREGVRLTNAGQQAVQVVLADTLHTIHAESKLDVSQPMVANA
- a CDS encoding alpha-amylase family glycosyl hydrolase, with the protein product MKYTGYPTRCLPMLLAIIMGSSCASSHMNNLALLNKENTLNEPTPDNKLVIYQSLVRHFGNKNTTNAYYGVIEENGVGKFHDYTNKALVELKDLGITHMWYTGVLEHATMTDYSAHGIAVDDPDVVKGRAGSPYAIKDYYDVNPDFAVDVPNRMHEFEQLIARTHQADMQVLIDFVPNHVARSYGSDQKPANVRDLGADDNTDVSFSAGNDFYYLPGQHLQVPQGYNPGGDAFQSAAKDGKFDEYPAKVTGNNVFSASPSKDDWFETIKLNYGVDVQENNRRNFEPIPPLWHKMRDILLFWAAKGVDGFRCDMVEMVPVEFWSWVVQEVKQEYPEIIFIGEAYNKNEYANFYDVGKFDYLYDKVGLYDTLKTLVRLEDQAGVQGIQDVWRREVAGYSSKMLRFLENHDEQRFASPDFGGDAWRVVPAMVVTATLSTSPVMIYSGQEVGEPGAGNAGFSGEDGRTTIFDYWGVPQHQKWMNEGAFDGGQLTESDKELRLFYRTLLHVVRDQKAIRAGGFYDLMPAQHDNASMPRRVYAYLRYTENERLLIVNNFEHTAQELTINLPADVMEAFDLSGKQVHFKDLLTDKESSVEHFQGRIPVQIPANQSLILKF
- a CDS encoding MFS transporter, whose protein sequence is MHKPIRKPSLSLAQIFHMSFGFLGIQMGFALQNGNASRILQTFGADVEHLSLFWLAAPLTGMIVQPIIGHYSDRTWNSLGRRRPYFLGGALFTAVALIFMPNSAVLAAMLPPLLIGAGMLMIMDASINVTMEPFRALIADNLPSEQRSLGFSMQTFLIGLGAVLGSWLPYILAEYGGVSKVADAGFVPNNVIYSFYVGAAVLILSILWTVFTTKEYSPEELESFESGQATAVTEPLVERGFFKGLAEDIRNMPTAMRQLGLVQFCSWFALFLMWVFSTPAIAEHIYNVPAGDTTSVGYADAGNWVGVLFGIYNGVSAIYALCLPRIARAIGRKATHALSLTIGGIALGSIYFMTTPEMLIFSMVGIGIAWGSILAMPYAILSDSLPARKMGLYMGLFNFFITFPQIVSGLTSGYLIKYVFQGQAIYALLGAGCLMIIGAISVRKISA